From Rudanella lutea DSM 19387, a single genomic window includes:
- a CDS encoding PAS domain S-box protein: MNYHKMLAKQVSKYLPDDLRDNPALAKFLDVVNESYKTLNRDRELAERAFSISEEEYVELNNKLKHEITVRRQSVEQLREAVNAISEVELQPDSDDLLTIARLLYQQVSKRKSAEEVFISLIANMRSGILLEDENRKIVYCNQGFCNLFGIPLNPRQMPGIDCSNTAEQTKDLFRNPEEFVQNISLILKNKQLVTGEILELANGTIFQRDYIPIYIDERYKGHLWSYTDITERKKAQDALEQSELKNRLIMNGALDAIITIDMTGAITFWNPQAEKIFGWQAHEVIGTQLADRIIPEVHRAAHSQGMARYHNTHKGPVLGKQMELEAVNRNGEHFPIELYIIPVQQGDNEFFCSFIRDISERKKNEAQLEGLSLVASANKNGIVFADLNGRITWANEGLSRITGYSNAEILAEHPACLLRGPLTDPVALKRLQNLFKLDEPYTGELIFYRKDGSWFWGRAHSQPVVGKDGAISHYFAMLEDISEEKVAQRKVKEYEERLKMALTNVGDNYWEHDFRTGVTSFSNPDNAMLGFSMDEYPDLASLWWSRVHPDDRHILQQNDENYKNGRINNHHYEYRMIHRNGSVHWVLDRGVVTETSDDGKPLKIIGTHVDITRQKKLELELTQAKVAAEESTKAKELFLANMSHEIRTPMNAIMGMANQLNKTALNSEQQFFVNTIQSATDHLLIIINDILDLSKIEAGQLSLEKIGFEPKQVVGQVMQVLMHKAEEKGLALVNSFCDDRLSPVLLGDPYRLNQILINLISNAIKFTEKGSVDINCRVVSDDESQQTIRVTVKDTGIGMDQSFVKSLFKKFQQEDESVTRRFGGTGLGMSICKHLVELMEGTIEVESQKGVGTTVSFMVSFQKGTEEQLPIKEPGFTNVEILAGKRILVADDNEMNRLVASTILRTYGALIEEAQNGQEALEKLKEKPVDLVLMDVQMPVMDGVEATQAIRKHISTQLPVIALTALAVKGDSEKFIAAGMSDYLSKPFEESQLLSVVGKWIDKQKAVPQHNEADILPLYNLTALETIARGNDEFVHKMIELFIQHVPASVAEIKEAYANRDFERVAKTAHRIKPSIDNLGIDSLKEPIREIEKKATVYQTTAQLETLLTRLDTIVNRVVVQLQALQQ, translated from the coding sequence ATGAATTACCATAAAATGCTGGCCAAGCAGGTAAGCAAATACCTGCCCGACGACCTGCGGGATAACCCGGCTCTGGCAAAATTTCTCGACGTTGTTAATGAGTCATACAAAACCCTGAACCGCGATCGCGAACTGGCCGAGCGGGCCTTTAGCATCAGCGAGGAAGAATACGTGGAGCTCAACAACAAGCTCAAACACGAAATTACCGTCCGGAGGCAGTCGGTCGAACAGTTGCGGGAGGCCGTGAACGCTATTTCGGAGGTCGAACTTCAACCCGACTCCGACGACCTGCTGACGATCGCCCGGCTACTATACCAGCAGGTAAGTAAGCGAAAAAGTGCCGAAGAGGTGTTTATCTCGCTCATTGCCAATATGCGCAGTGGGATTCTGCTCGAAGATGAAAACCGCAAAATTGTTTACTGCAATCAGGGTTTCTGCAACCTGTTCGGCATTCCGCTGAACCCTAGGCAAATGCCGGGTATCGACTGCAGCAACACCGCCGAACAAACCAAAGACCTCTTTCGAAACCCCGAGGAGTTTGTCCAGAACATCAGCCTGATTCTGAAGAATAAGCAGCTGGTGACGGGGGAGATTCTGGAGCTGGCCAACGGTACTATTTTTCAGCGCGACTACATCCCGATCTACATCGATGAACGCTACAAAGGGCACCTCTGGAGCTATACGGATATTACCGAGCGCAAAAAAGCACAGGACGCCCTTGAACAGAGCGAGTTGAAAAACCGCCTGATCATGAACGGGGCCCTCGACGCTATTATCACCATCGACATGACGGGTGCCATTACATTCTGGAACCCGCAGGCCGAGAAAATTTTTGGCTGGCAGGCGCACGAGGTTATTGGGACCCAACTCGCCGACCGGATTATCCCGGAGGTGCACCGGGCAGCGCATTCACAGGGGATGGCCCGCTACCATAATACCCACAAGGGTCCGGTACTGGGCAAACAAATGGAACTGGAGGCTGTAAACCGCAACGGTGAGCACTTCCCGATTGAGCTGTACATTATTCCGGTGCAGCAGGGCGACAATGAGTTTTTCTGCTCGTTTATCCGCGACATTTCGGAACGCAAAAAGAATGAAGCACAGCTCGAAGGCCTGTCACTGGTGGCGAGTGCCAATAAAAACGGAATTGTATTTGCCGATCTGAATGGCCGGATTACCTGGGCCAATGAAGGCCTAAGCCGAATTACCGGCTATTCAAACGCCGAAATCCTGGCCGAGCACCCGGCTTGCCTGTTGCGGGGGCCACTTACCGACCCTGTAGCGCTGAAGCGGTTGCAGAACCTGTTCAAGCTGGACGAGCCGTACACAGGTGAGTTGATTTTTTACCGCAAAGACGGCTCTTGGTTCTGGGGCCGGGCGCACAGCCAGCCCGTTGTGGGAAAAGACGGAGCCATTTCGCACTATTTTGCGATGCTCGAAGACATTTCGGAGGAGAAAGTAGCCCAGCGGAAAGTGAAAGAATATGAGGAACGGCTCAAAATGGCGCTCACCAACGTGGGCGACAACTACTGGGAACATGATTTCCGAACCGGGGTCACTTCGTTTTCGAACCCCGACAATGCCATGCTCGGTTTTTCGATGGATGAGTACCCCGACCTGGCCAGTTTATGGTGGAGCCGCGTTCATCCTGATGACCGGCATATTCTGCAGCAGAATGACGAGAATTACAAAAACGGGCGTATCAATAATCACCATTACGAGTATAGGATGATTCACCGGAATGGATCGGTGCATTGGGTACTCGACCGGGGGGTAGTCACGGAGACATCCGACGATGGCAAACCCCTGAAAATTATTGGCACTCATGTTGACATCACCCGCCAGAAAAAACTGGAACTCGAACTGACGCAGGCCAAAGTGGCCGCCGAGGAATCGACGAAGGCGAAAGAGCTATTTCTGGCCAATATGAGCCACGAAATCCGCACACCCATGAACGCGATCATGGGTATGGCGAACCAGCTCAACAAAACGGCGCTCAACTCCGAACAGCAGTTTTTTGTCAACACCATCCAGTCGGCTACCGACCATCTGCTGATCATCATCAACGATATTCTGGATTTATCGAAGATTGAGGCCGGGCAGCTCTCCCTCGAAAAAATCGGTTTCGAGCCGAAACAGGTAGTTGGGCAGGTGATGCAGGTGCTGATGCACAAAGCCGAAGAAAAGGGGTTGGCGCTGGTCAACTCGTTCTGCGATGATCGGCTCTCGCCCGTACTGCTGGGCGACCCCTACCGGCTCAATCAGATACTCATCAACCTCATTTCGAACGCGATTAAGTTCACGGAGAAAGGGAGCGTCGACATTAATTGCCGTGTTGTGAGCGACGACGAGAGCCAGCAAACCATCCGCGTAACCGTGAAAGACACGGGCATTGGCATGGATCAATCGTTTGTCAAAAGCCTCTTCAAAAAGTTTCAGCAGGAAGACGAGTCGGTTACCCGGCGCTTCGGCGGCACCGGCCTCGGCATGAGCATTTGCAAACATCTGGTTGAACTGATGGAGGGTACCATTGAGGTTGAAAGCCAGAAGGGCGTTGGCACGACGGTCTCGTTTATGGTGTCGTTTCAGAAAGGCACCGAAGAGCAGTTGCCTATTAAGGAACCCGGCTTCACCAACGTTGAGATTTTGGCGGGTAAGCGGATTCTGGTGGCCGACGATAACGAGATGAATCGGTTGGTGGCCTCTACGATCCTGCGTACCTACGGAGCCCTGATCGAAGAAGCGCAGAATGGCCAGGAGGCCCTCGAAAAGCTCAAAGAAAAGCCCGTAGATCTGGTTTTGATGGACGTGCAGATGCCCGTCATGGACGGTGTGGAGGCTACGCAGGCCATCCGGAAGCACATTAGCACGCAGCTGCCTGTAATTGCCCTGACGGCACTGGCGGTCAAAGGTGACAGTGAGAAGTTTATTGCCGCCGGCATGAGTGACTATCTCTCCAAACCGTTTGAGGAATCCCAGTTACTCTCGGTTGTTGGTAAATGGATTGACAAACAAAAAGCGGTCCCCCAACACAACGAGGCCGACATCCTACCGCTTTATAACCTCACGGCGCTGGAGACCATTGCACGCGGCAATGATGAGTTTGTGCACAAAATGATTGAACTGTTTATCCAGCACGTACCGGCTTCGGTCGCCGAAATCAAAGAGGCTTACGCCAACCGCGATTTTGAGCGGGTTGCCAAGACAGCCCATCGCATCAAGCCCTCGATCGATAATTTAGGAATCGATTCGCTCAAGGAACCGATTCGGGAAATCGAAAAGAAAGCCACGGTCTATCAAACGACGGCACAGCTCGAAACTCTCCTCACCCGG
- a CDS encoding FIST signal transduction protein, producing MRTALVQLSDNTWSRHPVSQSLPDTDVQLFLCFAADYILRSETIYDQVRARFPHAQIALCSTSGEIYHDTVQDDSLVGLAVAFRETTIQTASVNVRQYASSYEAAQALVRQLPTEGLTYLLILSDGSLVNGSELAQGLNVATDNLLITGGLAGDAANFKSTLLGLNTQPAEGNIIAIGFYGDKLIVRHGSEGGWDTFGLEKEVTHSESNILHEIDHQNALDLYMKYLGSDADDLPASALLFPLSVLMPGVEQPIVRTILSVDTERKTMTFAGDVPVGSKVRFMKANFDRLTSAASTAARQLVDPLHHHPHFSLLISCVGRKLVLGPHIDEEVEAVSQTLGSNVPLIGFYANGELSPFPNGGDCQLHNQTMTITSFYELP from the coding sequence ATGCGCACGGCACTTGTTCAGTTGTCAGATAACACCTGGAGTCGACATCCCGTCAGCCAGTCACTACCTGATACTGACGTTCAGTTATTCCTTTGCTTTGCAGCCGATTACATTCTTCGCTCCGAAACCATTTATGATCAGGTAAGAGCCCGATTCCCACACGCTCAGATTGCGTTGTGCAGTACCTCGGGCGAAATCTACCACGATACCGTTCAGGATGATTCGCTGGTAGGGCTGGCCGTTGCGTTCCGCGAGACCACGATTCAGACGGCTTCGGTCAATGTACGTCAGTACGCGTCGAGTTACGAAGCCGCGCAGGCACTGGTGCGTCAGTTACCGACCGAGGGCCTCACGTACTTGCTGATACTGTCGGATGGGAGTCTGGTCAACGGAAGTGAACTGGCGCAGGGGCTCAATGTCGCTACAGATAACCTGCTCATTACAGGCGGCCTGGCGGGCGATGCCGCCAACTTTAAATCGACCCTGCTGGGGCTGAATACCCAACCTGCAGAAGGCAACATCATTGCCATTGGTTTTTACGGCGACAAGCTGATTGTCCGGCACGGGTCTGAAGGCGGGTGGGATACGTTTGGACTTGAAAAGGAGGTGACGCATTCGGAGAGTAATATCCTGCACGAAATTGATCACCAAAACGCCCTCGACCTGTATATGAAATACCTCGGCTCCGATGCCGACGACCTGCCAGCCTCTGCCCTGCTCTTCCCGTTGTCGGTGCTGATGCCGGGTGTCGAGCAACCTATTGTCCGGACAATCCTGTCGGTCGATACGGAGCGGAAAACCATGACCTTTGCGGGCGATGTACCGGTCGGTTCGAAGGTCCGGTTTATGAAGGCCAACTTTGACCGCCTGACCTCGGCGGCCTCCACAGCCGCCCGGCAGTTGGTCGATCCGCTGCACCATCATCCGCACTTCTCGCTGCTCATCAGCTGCGTAGGGCGAAAGCTGGTCCTGGGCCCGCACATTGACGAAGAGGTAGAGGCTGTAAGCCAAACCTTGGGCAGCAACGTTCCCCTGATTGGATTTTATGCCAATGGCGAACTCTCCCCCTTTCCCAATGGTGGGGATTGCCAACTGCATAACCAGACCATGACCATCACATCGTTTTATGAATTACCATAA